The sequence below is a genomic window from Desulfobulbaceae bacterium DB1.
CGGCGCGAGCATGAAAAGCAGGTGGCCTTAAGCCGCCGCGACATGCGCTGGGACGACCACATGGGGCTTTTGATGTTTCCGGACAAGGCCCGCGAGGTGCGGGCCGGCCGCGTGCCGGGGGACGCGAAAACCTGCACCATGTGCGGTGATTTCTGCGCCATGCAGCGTGGTTTCAGTCTCTTTGAAAAGGACATGAAGGGTGATAAACGGGCGACCGCTGTCGACTGAGAGCAGGGGAGGAGGCGGCAACCGTCCTCCTCCCCTGCATTTTTAAAATTCAAAAATGCTGACCAAGAGCTAAGGGCAGACTTGACCCGCCCACGGTTCGGTAGCCTCTGGGAACCGCCTAGTACAATGTAAAATTTAAGTTTTCGTATTTTTGCGTGATATTTGTTATAGTCGTCTTCAAAATACAAGGAGGACGACATGGCACCAAGATACAGAGTGACATTAACAAAAGAGGAACGGGAAGATTTGGAGGCTATTTCAACTAAAGGGAAAAGGGCAGCCCGCACCGTACTGTATGCTCGAGCATTACTTCTGCTTGATGCGGGGGAACATGGACCGAAGTGGGTTGTCACTCAGGTCGCAGAAGCTTTAGGGACAACGACGCGGAGTTTAGAACACTTAAAGAAACGATTTGTTGAAGAAGGTCTTTCTGCCGCCCTTGAACGTAAGGAGCGCGAGACCCCTCCGCGAGAAATTCAATTCGGAGGAGAATTTGAAGCACATCTTTTGGCTTTGGCATGTTCGGATGCTCCAGAAGGTAAAAATCGATGGACAGTACGTCTGTTGGCTGAGAAAATGGTCGAGCTGAAGATGGTAACGAGTGTTTCTCCGATGACGGTATGTAACACTTTAAAAAAAATGAACTTAAGCCTCACCAAAGCAAATACTGGAAGATACCGCCGGATCAAAACGCCAGTTTTGTAGCGGCAATGGAAGATATACTCGAAGTTTATGCGCGTCCGTATAGTCAAGAATTCCCGGTTGTGTGCATGGATGAATCGAGTGTACAGTTAATCGGGGAGGTGCATGAGCCTATTCCGGCAGCCCCTGGCCATCCTGTTCTGATGGATGATGAATATGTTCGCAATGGGGTCGCAAGCATATTACTTGAGGTAGAACCGCTTGGGGGAAAGCGCAAGGTAAAAATTACTGAACAGCGGACACGGATTGATTGGGCCCATTTCATCAAAGAGATGCTTGAAGAGCGTTATGCCGATGCCAAGAAAGTAGTTTTGGTCATGGACAACCTCAATACACACGACACGGCCTCGCTCTATGCGGCTTTCCCACCTGAAGAAGCCAGGGGCTTGGCGGAACGTCTTGAAATACACTACACCCCGAAACACGGGAGTT
It includes:
- a CDS encoding IS630 family transposase; this translates as MAPRYRVTLTKEEREDLEAISTKGKRAARTVLYARALLLLDAGEHGPKWVVTQVAEALGTTTRSLEHLKKRFVEEGLSAALERKERETPPREIQFGGEFEAHLLALACSDAPEGKNRWTVRLLAEKMVELKMVTSVSPMTVCNTLKKMNLSLTKANTGRYRRIKTPVL
- a CDS encoding IS630 family transposase, coding for MEDILEVYARPYSQEFPVVCMDESSVQLIGEVHEPIPAAPGHPVLMDDEYVRNGVASILLEVEPLGGKRKVKITEQRTRIDWAHFIKEMLEERYADAKKVVLVMDNLNTHDTASLYAAFPPEEARGLAERLEIHYTPKHGSWLNIAEIELSVLKRQCLAGRIDCIEKMRAEVAAWNIDRNNRQTKVDWQFRTDDARIKLKRLYPKL